The following proteins come from a genomic window of Gimesia sp.:
- a CDS encoding DUF1559 domain-containing protein, with the protein MLKRTLPKRGFTLIELLVVIAIIAILIALLLPAVQQAREAARRSTCKNNMKQLGLALHNYNDNFLALPIGTQTGSYSNWRAAILPYIDQANVYSQLTRPNGYWAHSGFPGNTILYSVRIPVYKCPSNPYGMTNTTDYTLSDSNSDPSLQSMIIDYVGISGATPDPVGRTSVCTGDVLASSSSNCNTGMMIPYKSVRFRDCTDGTSNTVILAEQSGQVNGAQKGANALGAWHGWANASLSTWNAGTPLPLSAGGYWYAAGTTTVRNPPNAFWTSGAPTYANSAYSANTVLNSHHVGGIHAVLTDGSVRFLSENIDMNTLRQLCVRDDGQVIGEF; encoded by the coding sequence ATGTTAAAACGTACCCTCCCGAAACGTGGTTTTACGCTCATTGAGCTGCTGGTCGTGATCGCTATTATCGCGATTCTGATCGCCCTGCTCCTGCCGGCTGTCCAGCAGGCCCGCGAAGCAGCCCGTCGTTCTACCTGTAAGAACAATATGAAACAGCTGGGACTCGCACTCCACAATTACAACGATAATTTCCTGGCGCTCCCCATTGGAACACAAACCGGTTCCTACTCTAACTGGCGTGCTGCCATCCTGCCCTACATTGATCAGGCCAATGTCTACTCGCAGCTGACCCGCCCCAACGGTTACTGGGCCCACTCCGGTTTTCCGGGAAACACCATTTTGTATTCGGTCCGTATTCCCGTTTACAAATGTCCGTCCAACCCCTACGGCATGACCAACACGACTGACTACACCCTGTCTGACAGCAACTCCGACCCCAGTCTGCAGAGCATGATCATCGACTACGTTGGCATCTCCGGTGCCACACCCGATCCCGTAGGCCGCACCAGTGTCTGTACCGGTGATGTGCTGGCAAGCAGTTCCAGCAACTGTAACACCGGGATGATGATCCCCTACAAGAGCGTACGTTTCCGCGACTGTACCGACGGAACATCGAATACCGTGATCCTTGCTGAACAGTCCGGTCAGGTGAATGGAGCTCAGAAGGGTGCCAATGCACTGGGTGCCTGGCACGGCTGGGCCAACGCCAGTCTCTCCACCTGGAATGCAGGCACGCCGCTGCCCCTCAGCGCGGGTGGCTACTGGTATGCAGCCGGAACCACCACCGTACGGAATCCTCCCAATGCTTTCTGGACTTCCGGTGCACCGACTTACGCCAACAGTGCCTATTCTGCTAACACGGTACTCAACTCGCATCACGTGGGTGGCATTCACGCCGTGCTGACCGATGGCTCCGTTCGCTTCCTGTCTGAAAACATTGACATGAACACACTCCGTCAACTGTGTGTACGTGACGACGGACAGGTCATCGGAGAATTTTAA
- a CDS encoding circularly permuted type 2 ATP-grasp protein yields the protein MRLAPYQSIDCFDEMFAPDGQPRPSGKKFVERLQTLTEGSLQQRQKAAELSLQNMGITFNVYGHEAGTEKVWPFDLLPRIIDAHEWEVVESGLKQRIHALNLFINDVYNDCKIFKDKAVPEDLIRSSKTLRQQCQGYQPPQGVWCHITGVDLIRDADGQIYVLEDNLRCPSGVSYVLENRELMKRTFAPVFQGMSVAPIEDYNEQLLKTLLDCAPVGVSDPTAVVLTPGIYNSAYFEHTFLAQQMGVELVQGTDLFVEDGYVFMKTTQGPRRVDVIYRRIDDDFLDPKCFRSDSSLGVENLMEVCRAGRVTLANAPGTGVADDKAVYAYVPQIIKYYLGEEAILPNVPTYLCSDQKQRDHVLGNLDQLVVKPTNESGGYGILMGPQSSQAERDKCADAIRANPREWIAQPMLKLSTVPTLIGDELCPRHVDLRPFVLCGKDIYVMPGGLTRVALREGSMVVNSSQGGGSKDTWILRNGHTLSDPHFSPAALEKI from the coding sequence ATGAGGTTAGCTCCCTATCAGTCTATAGACTGTTTCGATGAAATGTTTGCGCCCGATGGCCAGCCCCGGCCCAGCGGCAAAAAGTTTGTGGAACGTCTGCAGACCCTGACCGAAGGCAGTCTGCAGCAACGCCAGAAAGCGGCCGAGCTCTCCCTGCAGAACATGGGGATCACCTTCAACGTCTACGGACATGAAGCGGGCACCGAAAAGGTCTGGCCCTTCGATCTGCTCCCCCGCATTATCGACGCCCATGAGTGGGAGGTCGTAGAAAGCGGACTCAAGCAGCGCATCCACGCCTTGAACCTCTTCATTAACGATGTCTACAACGATTGCAAGATCTTCAAAGACAAAGCCGTTCCCGAAGACCTGATCCGCAGCTCGAAAACACTTCGCCAACAGTGTCAAGGCTATCAGCCTCCCCAGGGAGTCTGGTGCCACATCACCGGCGTCGATCTGATCCGCGATGCTGATGGACAGATCTACGTTCTTGAAGACAACCTCCGCTGTCCGTCTGGCGTCTCCTACGTGCTGGAAAACCGCGAACTGATGAAGCGGACCTTCGCCCCCGTCTTTCAGGGCATGTCCGTCGCCCCCATCGAAGACTACAACGAACAGCTGCTCAAAACACTGCTCGACTGTGCCCCCGTAGGCGTCAGCGATCCCACCGCGGTCGTACTCACACCGGGCATCTATAACTCGGCCTATTTCGAACACACCTTCCTCGCTCAGCAGATGGGCGTGGAACTTGTTCAGGGTACCGACCTGTTCGTGGAAGACGGCTATGTCTTCATGAAGACCACACAGGGACCGCGTCGCGTCGACGTCATCTATCGCCGCATCGACGATGACTTCCTGGATCCGAAATGTTTCCGTTCCGATTCCTCCCTCGGCGTCGAGAACCTGATGGAAGTCTGTCGCGCCGGTCGCGTCACCCTGGCGAATGCACCGGGAACAGGCGTCGCTGACGATAAAGCCGTCTACGCCTACGTGCCACAGATCATCAAATACTACCTGGGGGAAGAAGCCATTCTGCCGAATGTGCCGACTTACCTCTGTTCTGATCAGAAACAGCGCGATCACGTACTGGGGAACCTGGACCAGCTGGTTGTGAAACCCACCAATGAATCAGGGGGCTACGGCATCCTGATGGGGCCTCAGTCCTCCCAGGCGGAACGTGATAAATGTGCCGACGCCATTCGTGCCAATCCCCGCGAGTGGATTGCCCAGCCCATGTTGAAACTCTCAACCGTCCCCACCCTGATCGGCGATGAACTTTGCCCCAGACATGTGGACCTGCGACCGTTTGTGCTCTGCGGAAAAGATATCTATGTAATGCCGGGAGGCTTGACGCGAGTAGCGCTGCGAGAAGGATCAATGGTCGTTAACTCTTCACAGGGGGGAGGCAGCAAAGATACGTGGATTCTGCGAAACGGACACACGCTGTCTGATCCGCATTTTTCGCCCGCAGCTCTGGAGAAGATTTGA
- a CDS encoding alpha-E domain-containing protein — MLSRVASSVYWLSRYVERAENVARFIDVNYNLTLGETDTLANQWAPLVYTTGDQAPYEKLYGEPTRENVLKFLSFDKKNPNSIISCVSLARENARTIREIIPTVVWEQLNQFYFMVRSAASQPGLMDQPQEFCERVRLASHMLVGATDATMSHGEAWHFSRTGRLIERADKTSRIVDVQYYILLPDARDVGSALDVVRWSALLRSASALAMYRRQYGKITPSRVADFLILDTQFPRAMHFCLRKAQQSLRYITGSTAGTFQNLAEQRMGLLCSNMDYTSIDDIIDQGLHQYIDGFQKQLNLVGVAIQDVFFTPQYQSQASSTQTQSQTG; from the coding sequence ATGCTCAGTCGTGTCGCTAGTTCCGTATACTGGTTAAGTCGCTATGTCGAACGTGCAGAAAACGTCGCGCGATTTATTGACGTTAACTACAACCTCACCCTCGGAGAAACGGACACCCTCGCCAATCAGTGGGCGCCGCTCGTCTATACCACCGGAGATCAGGCTCCCTACGAAAAACTCTACGGCGAACCCACGCGGGAAAACGTCCTCAAGTTTCTCTCGTTTGATAAGAAAAATCCGAACTCGATCATCTCCTGTGTCTCACTGGCGCGGGAAAACGCCCGCACCATTCGTGAAATTATCCCCACGGTCGTCTGGGAACAGCTAAATCAGTTCTACTTCATGGTCCGCTCGGCAGCCAGTCAGCCCGGCCTGATGGATCAGCCACAGGAATTCTGTGAACGTGTCCGCCTCGCCAGCCACATGCTGGTTGGAGCCACGGATGCCACCATGTCGCATGGAGAAGCCTGGCATTTCTCCCGCACAGGTCGCCTGATTGAACGGGCCGACAAGACCTCGCGCATTGTCGATGTGCAGTACTACATTCTACTCCCCGATGCCCGGGACGTGGGAAGTGCCCTCGACGTAGTCCGTTGGTCCGCCCTGCTCCGCTCCGCCAGTGCCCTGGCCATGTACCGCAGACAGTACGGCAAAATCACCCCCTCGCGCGTTGCAGACTTTCTGATTCTGGATACTCAGTTTCCCCGGGCAATGCACTTCTGCCTGCGGAAAGCTCAACAGTCACTGCGCTACATCACCGGCAGTACCGCGGGCACATTCCAGAACCTCGCCGAACAAAGGATGGGGCTCTTATGCTCCAATATGGATTATACCAGCATCGATGACATCATCGATCAGGGACTGCACCAGTATATCGACGGGTTCCAGAAGCAGCTCAATCTGGTAGGCGTAGCGATTCAGGATGTGTTCTTCACGCCTCAATATCAGTCACAGGCATCCTCTACGCAAACGCAATCACAAACGGGTTGA
- a CDS encoding transglutaminase family protein, whose protein sequence is MIRVALNHKSVYKYDRLVELAPQLVRLRPAPHCRTPICSYSLRVEPEKHFINWLQDPHSNHLARLVFPEKTRNLEVEIDLVAEMTVVNPFDFFLEPDATQFPFTYEPGLAKDLQPFLDPITPGPELTALLESIDRSECKTIDFLVQINQRLQEMIGYVIRMEPGVQSPEETLKLGRGSCRDSAWLLVTILRHLGMAARFASGYLIQLKPDVESLDGPSGTEVDFTDLHAWTEVFLPGAGWIGLDPTSGLLAGEGHIPLACTPEPLNAAPISGTVEQCEVEFHHEMSISRVYEDPRITKPYTEEEWQQIKQLGHQVDVDLEKHDVRLTMGGEPTFVSIDDMDSDEWKTAAVGPTKHILAGELIERLRERFAPDGLIHYGQGKWYPGESLPRWALTCLWRTDGQPIWKNTKLLAEPGKNYGHDIDQAEQFSRLLSERLDLNPDHVSRAYEDAMYYLWKERRLSVNADVLNADLDDAEERARLARVFERGLNNPVGCMLPLTHQWWNARPRWKSGTWPVRSEHMFLIPGDSPMGLRLPLDSLPPALEGEYQSVPVVPFEATEPLPDYEGLKQQAVSHRTTRQTSNLVQHQVLERVGSSGNGDGDKHSPLEGTHSDETKSDELSEIIRTAMCFEPRDGCLHIFMPPVDRLECYLELLTAIEQTAEELEMPVIIEGYLPPPDYRIKYIKATPDPGVIEVNVHPASNWEELVQITSGVYEDARMSRLGTEQFDLDGTHTGTGGGNHIVMGSHTPEDSPFLRRPDLLRSLIAYWHNHPSLSYYFSGRFIGPTSQAPRVDEGRRDAIYELQIAFEQIPESGPVPPWLVDRVFRHLLVDLTGNTHRAEFCIDKLYSPDSATGRLGLVEFRGFEMPPHWQMSLTQQLLLRALVARFWNNPYNIPLMDWNTSIHDRWLLPHFIQQDFEDVIAEMQQAGYPLESSWFGPHFEFRFPHIGEIEYRSVHIELRTAIEPWYVLGEEAAGGGTARYVDSSVERLQVKVQGLAAGRHVLLCNGRRIPLHPTGTEGEAIAGVRYRAWQPPSCLHPTIPVDEPLVFDLVDTWNQRSIGGCTYHVGHPGGLNPGTFPVNAYEAESRRATRFFKMGHTGGFRSVPEEEKNALFPFTLDLRRNRGIV, encoded by the coding sequence ATGATCCGCGTCGCTCTCAACCACAAATCAGTTTATAAGTACGACCGCCTCGTCGAACTGGCGCCCCAACTCGTACGACTCCGTCCAGCACCTCACTGCCGCACACCAATCTGCAGCTACTCCCTGCGGGTCGAACCGGAAAAACATTTCATTAACTGGCTTCAGGACCCGCATAGTAACCATCTGGCGCGGCTGGTCTTTCCCGAGAAGACACGTAACCTCGAAGTTGAAATTGATCTCGTCGCCGAGATGACGGTCGTCAATCCGTTCGACTTCTTCCTCGAACCCGATGCAACCCAATTCCCCTTCACCTACGAACCGGGGCTTGCCAAGGATCTGCAACCGTTTCTCGATCCGATCACACCCGGCCCAGAACTGACGGCTCTACTCGAATCCATCGATCGCAGCGAATGCAAAACCATCGATTTTCTCGTGCAGATCAACCAGCGTCTGCAAGAAATGATCGGTTACGTCATTCGCATGGAACCTGGCGTACAATCCCCGGAAGAAACTCTGAAGCTGGGCCGCGGTTCCTGTCGCGACAGTGCCTGGCTGCTGGTGACGATCCTCCGCCATCTGGGGATGGCGGCCCGCTTTGCATCGGGCTACCTGATCCAGCTCAAGCCCGATGTCGAATCTCTCGATGGTCCCTCTGGTACAGAAGTGGACTTTACCGACCTGCATGCCTGGACAGAAGTCTTTCTCCCCGGTGCCGGCTGGATTGGTCTCGATCCGACCTCAGGACTGCTCGCCGGCGAAGGACACATTCCTCTGGCCTGCACGCCTGAACCACTCAACGCGGCTCCGATCAGCGGAACAGTCGAACAATGTGAAGTTGAGTTTCACCACGAAATGTCGATCTCACGGGTCTACGAAGATCCGCGCATCACCAAACCCTACACCGAGGAAGAATGGCAGCAGATCAAACAACTCGGACACCAGGTTGACGTCGATCTGGAAAAACATGATGTCCGACTGACCATGGGCGGCGAACCAACGTTCGTCTCCATCGACGACATGGATTCGGACGAATGGAAAACCGCTGCCGTCGGCCCCACAAAACACATTCTGGCAGGCGAGCTGATTGAACGCCTCCGCGAACGCTTCGCTCCCGACGGCCTGATTCACTACGGTCAGGGAAAATGGTATCCCGGCGAATCACTGCCCCGCTGGGCACTCACCTGCCTCTGGCGGACCGACGGACAGCCCATCTGGAAAAACACGAAACTCCTGGCCGAACCAGGTAAAAACTACGGACACGACATCGATCAGGCGGAGCAGTTCTCGCGACTGCTGTCCGAACGACTCGACCTCAACCCGGATCACGTTTCGCGGGCATACGAAGACGCGATGTACTACCTCTGGAAAGAGCGTCGCCTGTCCGTGAACGCGGATGTACTGAATGCAGACCTCGACGATGCAGAAGAACGGGCTCGCCTGGCCCGCGTCTTCGAACGGGGACTCAACAACCCGGTCGGCTGCATGCTCCCCCTGACGCATCAGTGGTGGAACGCCCGTCCCCGCTGGAAAAGCGGCACCTGGCCTGTTCGCTCCGAACACATGTTCCTGATTCCCGGCGACTCACCGATGGGACTCCGTCTCCCCCTGGATTCGCTGCCTCCCGCACTGGAAGGCGAATACCAGTCCGTGCCCGTGGTTCCTTTCGAAGCAACTGAACCACTGCCCGACTACGAAGGACTCAAACAGCAGGCCGTCTCTCACCGGACCACCAGGCAAACCAGTAACCTGGTCCAGCATCAGGTACTGGAACGTGTCGGCTCATCCGGAAATGGAGACGGAGACAAGCACAGCCCCCTCGAGGGCACTCATTCTGATGAAACCAAATCTGACGAACTCTCCGAGATCATTCGCACCGCGATGTGCTTCGAACCGCGCGACGGATGTCTGCACATCTTCATGCCGCCGGTCGACAGGCTCGAATGCTACCTCGAACTGCTGACCGCCATCGAGCAGACGGCGGAAGAACTGGAAATGCCCGTCATCATCGAAGGGTATCTGCCGCCCCCCGATTACCGCATCAAGTACATCAAGGCCACACCGGATCCCGGCGTGATTGAAGTCAACGTACATCCCGCCAGCAACTGGGAGGAACTCGTACAGATCACTTCCGGCGTCTACGAAGACGCCCGCATGTCGCGACTGGGAACCGAACAGTTCGACCTGGACGGAACCCATACCGGAACCGGAGGCGGAAACCATATCGTCATGGGCTCTCATACTCCTGAAGACAGTCCGTTTCTGCGGCGTCCCGATCTGCTGCGGAGCCTGATCGCCTACTGGCACAATCATCCTTCATTGTCTTATTACTTCTCCGGTCGCTTTATTGGTCCCACCAGTCAGGCGCCCCGTGTCGATGAAGGCCGCCGCGATGCGATCTACGAATTGCAGATCGCCTTCGAACAGATTCCCGAATCGGGTCCCGTTCCCCCCTGGCTCGTCGACCGTGTCTTTCGACACCTGCTCGTCGACCTGACCGGCAACACCCACCGTGCCGAATTCTGTATCGACAAACTCTATTCTCCCGACAGTGCCACCGGCCGACTGGGGCTGGTCGAGTTCCGCGGTTTCGAAATGCCTCCGCACTGGCAGATGAGTCTCACACAGCAGTTGCTGCTCCGGGCACTCGTCGCCCGTTTCTGGAACAATCCGTATAACATCCCGCTGATGGACTGGAACACCTCGATTCACGATCGCTGGCTGCTCCCGCATTTCATCCAGCAGGACTTCGAAGATGTCATCGCGGAAATGCAACAGGCAGGCTATCCCCTGGAAAGCAGCTGGTTCGGTCCACACTTTGAATTCCGTTTTCCCCATATCGGAGAAATCGAATATCGAAGTGTCCATATCGAATTACGGACTGCGATCGAACCCTGGTACGTCCTCGGCGAAGAAGCGGCAGGGGGTGGAACCGCCCGCTATGTCGATTCCTCCGTCGAACGTCTGCAGGTGAAAGTACAGGGATTAGCCGCAGGTCGGCACGTCCTGCTCTGTAACGGCCGCCGCATCCCCCTGCATCCGACTGGAACCGAAGGAGAGGCCATCGCCGGCGTCCGCTATCGTGCCTGGCAGCCACCCAGCTGCCTCCATCCGACCATTCCCGTCGATGAACCGCTGGTTTTCGATCTGGTCGACACCTGGAATCAACGCTCCATCGGCGGCTGCACCTACCATGTGGGCCACCCCGGCGGGTTGAATCCAGGCACTTTTCCAGTGAACGCTTATGAAGCAGAGAGCCGTCGGGCCACCCGATTTTTCAAAATGGGACATACAGGCGGTTTCCGATCCGTTCCGGAAGAGGAAAAAAACGCACTGTTTCCCTTCACGCTTGACCTTCGCCGAAACCGGGGCATCGTGTAA
- a CDS encoding circularly permuted type 2 ATP-grasp protein — MTTSPLSVNHLFQGYTPPPGVFDEFLLDGGQPRPQAKLFLDALSRIGREEFDHRWEQAQRTVQANDFAYSGHITPGDQPRPWELDAIPFLISSTEWDVIATALKQRARLVNLVLSDLYGQQTLLTQGTLPAEIVFSHPGFLRAYHGQVPRDNCFLHFYAADLARSPNGKWWVLADRTEAASGIGFALENRILTSRMFPELFNQCHVKRLAPFFIAVQDRLRSLAPQGMENPRVVLLSHGPQSPNYFEDAYLARYLGYTLVEGGDLAIRRNQVMLKTLGGLIPVDVIFRRQNSSDCDSLELRSSSGRGISGLTQAARSGQVGIANSLGSGLIESAAFMSYMPRLCKALLGEELKMPGVATWWCGDPQGLSYVLKNLEKLTIQSAFRIRGQDHPAMESWNQLPLKKRAELIQANPKQFVAQEKVIRSSVPVWKGETTPAHLSLRAYAVSAGDSYTVMQGALARTAKALDPLEVSIRKGEGSKDTWILSDQPVEHISLLKEQGRTISLRRSGSELPSRAADNLFWLGRQLERAESLARLLRSLVNRLGGETRSNSDLEVPILLRCLADEGQIEPGYAIEKMRNQLPDIEHVLPTAVFDETQSASLRSIINELFRLGSIVRDRVSLDTWRIIRRIDKGFQPARFGVTNLSDVLTMMNDLITELSAFSGIIMESMTRTQAFRFLELGRRLERSLQIISLVKNSFIPMPDIQAPVLETVLEVADSLMTYRSRYLSNLQLAAVLDLLLTDESNPRSLVFQFMQLSKQVERLPRNRELPGYSAEQRLAMTLLHSVRMLDIQEVSDTHCLGEYQPLEQLIETWDAQLPKLSEAISHRYLVHAVPSHQLADISPQ; from the coding sequence GTGACAACCTCCCCACTCTCTGTGAACCATCTGTTTCAAGGATACACGCCGCCCCCCGGCGTGTTTGATGAGTTCCTGCTGGATGGTGGGCAGCCCCGCCCGCAAGCCAAACTCTTTCTGGATGCTCTCTCCCGTATCGGCCGCGAAGAATTCGATCACCGCTGGGAACAGGCACAACGCACTGTCCAGGCCAATGACTTCGCCTACAGTGGACATATTACCCCCGGCGATCAGCCCCGCCCCTGGGAACTCGATGCCATCCCTTTTCTGATCTCGTCTACCGAGTGGGATGTGATCGCAACCGCGTTAAAACAACGGGCACGCCTGGTGAACCTGGTGTTGAGCGACCTGTATGGACAACAGACTCTGCTCACACAGGGAACACTGCCTGCCGAAATCGTATTCTCGCACCCGGGCTTCCTGCGGGCCTATCATGGACAGGTCCCCCGCGATAACTGCTTCCTGCACTTTTACGCTGCCGATCTGGCTCGTTCACCCAATGGAAAATGGTGGGTACTGGCCGATCGCACCGAAGCGGCATCGGGTATCGGCTTTGCACTCGAAAATCGTATTCTGACATCGCGGATGTTTCCGGAGCTGTTCAACCAGTGCCATGTCAAACGACTGGCCCCCTTCTTCATCGCCGTTCAGGATCGTCTGCGCAGCCTCGCACCTCAGGGAATGGAAAACCCCCGCGTGGTTCTGCTTAGCCATGGCCCCCAGAGTCCGAACTATTTCGAAGACGCCTACCTGGCACGCTACCTCGGGTACACACTGGTGGAAGGTGGTGACCTCGCGATTCGCCGTAATCAGGTCATGCTCAAAACACTCGGAGGGCTGATTCCCGTTGACGTCATATTCCGGCGACAGAACAGCAGCGACTGCGATTCCCTGGAATTGAGATCCTCGTCCGGCCGGGGCATTTCGGGGCTGACCCAGGCGGCCCGCTCCGGACAGGTCGGCATCGCTAATTCCCTGGGTAGTGGACTGATCGAATCTGCTGCGTTCATGTCCTACATGCCCCGTCTCTGCAAAGCGCTGCTCGGGGAAGAACTCAAAATGCCCGGCGTCGCCACCTGGTGGTGTGGAGATCCACAGGGACTGAGTTACGTATTGAAGAACCTGGAGAAGCTGACCATTCAGTCAGCCTTCCGCATTCGGGGACAGGATCACCCCGCCATGGAAAGCTGGAATCAGCTCCCCCTCAAGAAACGGGCCGAGCTGATTCAGGCCAACCCCAAACAGTTTGTCGCCCAGGAAAAAGTCATCCGCTCCAGCGTCCCGGTCTGGAAAGGGGAAACAACGCCCGCCCATCTCTCGCTCAGAGCCTATGCGGTCTCCGCAGGAGATTCTTACACCGTGATGCAGGGCGCCCTGGCCCGGACTGCCAAGGCACTCGATCCGCTGGAAGTCTCGATTCGCAAAGGGGAAGGCAGCAAGGATACCTGGATTCTCTCCGACCAGCCTGTTGAACATATTTCGCTCCTCAAAGAACAGGGCCGCACGATCTCCCTCCGTCGCAGCGGATCGGAATTACCGAGTCGCGCGGCAGACAACCTCTTCTGGCTGGGACGACAGCTGGAACGGGCAGAATCGCTGGCCCGGCTGTTGCGCAGCCTGGTCAATCGGCTCGGCGGTGAAACCCGTTCGAACAGCGATCTGGAAGTCCCTATCCTGCTCCGCTGCCTGGCCGACGAGGGACAGATTGAACCCGGTTACGCCATCGAAAAAATGCGGAACCAGCTGCCCGATATCGAACATGTTCTGCCCACCGCGGTCTTCGATGAAACCCAGTCGGCTTCGCTCCGTTCGATCATCAATGAACTGTTCCGTCTGGGCTCGATAGTCCGCGACCGGGTCTCGCTCGACACCTGGCGGATCATCCGTCGCATCGACAAAGGCTTCCAGCCGGCCCGCTTTGGCGTCACCAACCTCTCTGACGTACTGACAATGATGAACGACCTGATTACAGAACTCTCTGCTTTCAGCGGGATCATCATGGAAAGCATGACGCGAACCCAGGCCTTCCGCTTCCTCGAACTGGGACGCCGGCTCGAACGTTCGCTGCAGATTATCAGCCTTGTCAAAAACAGCTTTATCCCGATGCCTGATATCCAGGCGCCGGTTCTCGAAACCGTACTCGAAGTCGCCGACAGCCTGATGACGTATCGTTCGCGATACCTCTCAAATCTGCAACTGGCGGCTGTTCTGGATCTCCTGCTGACCGATGAAAGCAATCCACGGTCGCTCGTCTTCCAGTTCATGCAGCTCTCCAAGCAGGTCGAGCGTCTGCCGCGCAACCGGGAACTGCCCGGTTACTCAGCCGAGCAGCGTCTGGCGATGACGCTCCTGCATTCGGTTCGCATGCTGGATATCCAGGAAGTTTCGGACACGCACTGTCTGGGTGAGTACCAACCACTGGAGCAATTGATCGAAACCTGGGACGCTCAGCTGCCCAAACTCTCTGAAGCGATCTCGCATCGTTATCTGGTTCACGCGGTTCCCTCTCATCAGCTGGCAGATATCAGTCCGCAATGA
- a CDS encoding transglutaminase family protein, producing MKYKITHITKYAYSEAVPVCQNVVHLAPRVLPYQMCDDFQLLIHPDPYNISHREDYFGNNVSFFSIDQPHTGLSVTATSQVSVLATPAIPPASTPAWETISLALKSDHSPALLDAYQYVFQSPGVKLFPKLIDYAEVSFTKGRPILEAVLDLTARIHKEFRYDPRATNVNTQIDEVYAQKHGVCQDFAHFQIGCLRILGLAARYVSGYLRTIPPPGKPRLVGADASHAWLSVYCGEKAGWIDVDPTNNVPASTDHITVAWGRDYYDVCPIQGTIVGGGEHRMTVSVDVAPEEPVTPAAK from the coding sequence ATGAAATACAAAATCACCCACATCACGAAATATGCCTACTCCGAGGCGGTGCCGGTCTGTCAGAATGTGGTCCACCTGGCGCCCCGCGTATTGCCTTACCAGATGTGTGATGATTTCCAGCTGCTGATCCACCCCGATCCCTATAATATCAGTCATCGCGAAGATTATTTCGGGAACAATGTCTCATTCTTCTCCATCGACCAGCCTCATACGGGACTCAGCGTGACGGCCACCAGTCAAGTCTCCGTGCTGGCAACACCGGCAATCCCTCCCGCCAGTACGCCGGCCTGGGAAACCATCTCCCTGGCACTGAAAAGCGATCATAGTCCCGCATTACTCGACGCATATCAGTATGTGTTTCAGTCTCCGGGAGTGAAGCTGTTTCCCAAACTCATTGATTATGCAGAAGTCTCGTTTACGAAGGGACGTCCGATTCTGGAGGCGGTTCTTGATCTGACCGCGCGGATCCACAAGGAATTCCGCTATGATCCCCGCGCCACGAACGTCAATACGCAAATCGATGAGGTCTATGCACAAAAGCATGGCGTCTGTCAGGATTTCGCCCATTTCCAGATCGGCTGCCTGCGGATCCTGGGCCTGGCCGCCCGCTATGTCAGCGGTTATCTGCGCACGATCCCCCCTCCGGGCAAGCCACGCCTGGTCGGAGCAGATGCCTCCCACGCCTGGCTCTCAGTTTACTGCGGAGAGAAAGCAGGCTGGATCGATGTCGACCCGACGAACAACGTACCAGCTTCCACAGATCACATCACGGTTGCCTGGGGCCGCGATTACTACGACGTCTGTCCCATCCAGGGCACGATCGTGGGTGGCGGCGAACATCGCATGACCGTCTCTGTCGACGTCGCACCGGAAGAACCGGTAACTCCCGCCGCAAAGTAA